The genomic window ACCTTGGATTTTTTCTAATTCTATTAACTTAGAAGTATTATTAATTACTTCTAAGCGGATACGTTGACCAGGTGTAAACTGAAGGGGGCGAGAACCACAATTAGAAGCACAAGTCCCGGCTAAACTCGTGTGAGAATGATCTATGAATGCTACTAACAGAGTAGCTGCGGCTAATACAACTGGCAATTTTTTAAACATAAGCCATTGGATAAATACTTATGCCACATAGTAGCCTACAGAGATATTATCCAGCCTCAGCAAATCTTAGGTATTGGCGACTGGGGACTAGTACCGCCGTGAGGTCAACCAATTTTAGATTTTGGATTTTAGTAGAGGCGGGTTCACAGATATCCTCAATTATTCACGATGATTCGGGTAAACCCGCCCCTACTGCACTCCTAACTCTTGTGGGGTGGGCATCTTTCCCACCCTAGTTATGCAAATTAAATGTCCAATAGCTTACCATTCTACAACTTTAGTTAAATACGCGAGTAACGTTTATTTAACCTTAACAGTCTCAGCCAGCGTAACCAAACTTGTGCAGGTTGTTCAAAAAAGGTAAAGATATCGCCAAAACCTAGATTTGTTTTTTGGTGATGTAACCAGTGTCTTTCAGGAGTGGTGATAAACAAAATTTGACACAAAAAATTGATGAGTTTTGGAGTTTGCCAACCTAAGACACTAATATGTCTCCACCACACATGAAATTGACCAAATAATAAACCCACAATTACCCCAATGGGAGAGAAAGACCACAAAATTACAGCTACTAATATATATGGTAAAGCTCCCAAAATACCATCTAAAAGCACCTGAAGATTTAATGTCAAAATTGCATAGTGACGAAAATCTTTCTTCCATGAGTGGTGTGTTTTCAGGTGGAGGCTACCAAAAACGTGTTCAGGTACATGGTAAACAAATGTTGATAAAAAATCACCAAAAAACAATAACAGCCAGGCAATAGCGACAGCCTCAAGCATTTGTAATCCTCAATTTCAGTAATAAAACACCACAAAAAAAGACCTTGCTCAATGCAGATACTGAGCTTCACGAATGATTTAGAATTGCGATAGCTTAATTTGGCTCAATGTAAAAGTAACTGAGAAAATGCAGTTTCATGAATCTACAATCCTCAATGCAGGGAATAGTAACTTTTGTGAGCCTCTGATTTTGCTTCTAACTTTGCTCTGATGAAATTTGTACATCTAAAAACTGTTACACTTAACCTAATATGTTTTTGTTCCTACCCAATTTTCTGACGAAGCGATACACTATAAGCAAAGAATTAGTTAAAAATAGTACAAATTTAGGTTAAGATCATCCCCAAACCATCATGTAAGTAGAACGGCGTAAATAATTAAAGGTTTGTAGTAAGGACTAAAGTCCTTACTACGAAATCAATCTTATTTTTTAACATTACTTAATATAATTTGGGTTTTTTCAAGTCTTTCTACTTAGAGATGCGATAAAAAATATATTCAAAAAAAACAGATAAACACAATTTATGATTTGTGTTTATCTGTTTTTTCAATTTACCAAATATATAGATGATGGGTTGCACTACTATTTACCAACTTTCAGCAGAACCCTTTTTGTAAGGCTCACCCGTAAAAGGTTGTACGCCAGTATTAGGATAAGCATCATCAGTAGGGCCAAAGATCCTCATTGCCGCTTCAGAAAATATACTGAGTAATGCTAGCAATTATTTTGGAAATAGCCATAATATTTAGACTCCTTTTTGAGTCAAATTTATCTTGGTTTATTTACTTTAATACTGATAAATTTATCTAGCTTGCTTTTCTCAATATATTGACAATATTTGAAATACTTTGTCAGGTAAGTTTGCAATACTTAATTTGATCAAAACTTTATTACTTTCTATGTCTATTCTAATCGAAAATCTCAAGTTAATAGCAATGCTGTAATGAAAGTTAGACCTCCGAATTGTTTGATAAGTCGGGGCTTTTTGCTGTCATTTTTGTTTATATTTATCCACGCAATTATCAAGTTTTGATGAAATTAACCATTAAGAAAAGTTAATTAATAGTTTAAAAGAGTATTCAAAGCCATGCAAACAGTGCATTATCGTTATTTTGAACCTCATACTTTTTGTGCTTGACATTATTTATGGTAAATTCTACCATAACAAAAAGCACCATTCTTGTAAGGAAGCTCTGGTATGTCACCTTTCCCAGTCTGGGATAGCCACCAGAAACCAAAATTAGATATCTCTGCGGCAGATTACAGCCTGCTGACCGACCTTTACCAGTTAACAATGACAGCTTGTTACACGGGTGAAGGGGTGGAACAACGGCGGGCTAGCTTTGAGTTATTCGTCAGGCGATCGCCTGAAGGTTTTGGTTATTTAATTGCGATGGGTTTGGCTCAAGCATTGGAATACTTAGAAAATCTGCGCTTTAGCCCCGAACAGATAGCGGCATTACAGGCAACAGGGATTTTTGCCCAAGCGAATCAACAATTTTGGTCATTACTGGCTGAGGGACGATTTACTGGGGATGTGTGGGCAGTACCAGAAGGGACGGCTGTCTTTCCCAACGAACCATTTTTACGCGTAGAAGCCCCCCTCTGGCAAGCGCAATTAGTCGAAACCTATCTATTAAATACACTTAACTACCAAACTCTGATAGCCACCAGGGCGGCACGTCTGCGGGATGTTGCAGGTGAGACAGCCCGACTTTTGGAATTTGGCACAAGACGGGCATTTAGTCCCCAAGCCTCATTATGGGCAGCACGGGCAGCTTTAGCTGGGGGTTTAGATTCTACTTCTAATGTGTTAGCCGCACTACAACTAGGTGAAAGGCCTAGTGGTACGATGGCTCACGCCTTGGTTATGGCGTTATCAGCGATGGAAGGCAGTGAAGAACAAGCCTTTACAGCATTCCACCGCTATTTTCCCGGTGCGCCATTGTTGATTGATACATACGATACTGTGGCGGCGGCAAAAAAATTAGCCGCAAAAGTCAATGCAGGAGAGATGGAATTAACAGGGGTGAGGTTAGATTCTGGAGATTTGGTGACATTATCACAACAAGTGCGATCGCTTCTTCCTGGGGTGACAATTTTTGCTAGCGGCGACTTAGACGAGTGGGAAATTGCCAGACTCAAAGCCGCCGGTGCAGAAATTGATGGCTATGGACTAGGTACGAAACTAGTTACAGGTTCACCAGTGAACGGGGTTTATAAACTCGTAGAAATTGACGGTATCCCTGTAATGAAAAAGTCCAGTGGTAAAGTCACGTATCCAGGACGCAAGCAAATTTTTCGGTCATTTGCGGGAAGTCAAGTCAAAGCAGACAGATTGGGATTAATGACAGACACTCCCCTGGACACAGAAAAACCATTATTGGAATTAGTGGTCAAAGAAGGTCAAAGACTGCAACCACCAGAAACCTTAGCCGCAATTCGCCAACGTACAACCGCTTCGGTAGCAAGTCTACCAGAAAAAACCAGACAACTAGAGCATCCTATTGCCTTAACCGTGGAAATTTCTCCCACGTTGTCGGAGTTGATTAGGGGTATAGGGGTGTAAGGGTGTGGGGGTGTAGGGGGGAAAAGCTAATGACTAATAACTATTGACTATTAAACATGAAAAAAATTGCTTTATTTGGTACTAGTGCCGATCCGCCAACAGCAGGACATCAAAAGATTCTGCGGTGGTTGTCTGAGCGTTATGATTGGGTAGCGGTGTGGGCGGCTGATAATCCTTTCAAATCTCATCAAACACTTTTAGCACATCGGGCGGCGATGTTGCGGTTGTTGATTACAGATATAGAAGCACCCAGGCAAAATATTGCTTTAGAACAGGAGTTAAGTAGCTTTAGAACCTTGGAAACATTGGATAAAGCGAAATCACTTTGGGGTGAGGACACCCAATTCACCTTGGTGATTGGTTCAGATTTATTACATCAGCTACCGCGCTGGTATCGAGTTGAAGAATTATTACAGCAAGTGCAACTGTTGATTGTGCCACGACCGGGATATGAGATAGATGAGTCTAGCTTAGAAGCCGTGGAAGCAGTGGGAGGAAAAATTGCGATCGCCGGTTTAACTGGTTTAGATATATCCTCCACAGCATATCGTGAACACGGAAACACCGAAGCCCTCATTCCCCCTATCGCTGCTTATATTAATCAACAGCATTTGTACAAATGCCCGGACGCAACCACAAAACAATTTCAACTTCGTTAAATCAACAACCTTTGGCCGATTTCAAAGTTGGTGTTGATAATGTAATTTTTTCTGTAGATACTGTACAGAATCGCCTCTTAGTTCTCTTAGTAATGCGACAGCAAGAGCCATTTTTAAATTATTGGAGTCTTCCCGGTACTTTAGTACGTCAAGGAGAATCTCTAGAAGATGCAGCTTATCGCATTATGTCCGAAAAAATTAGGGTAAATAATCTTTATTTAGAACAGTTGTATACCTTTGGCGGGCCGGAACGCGACCCAAGGGAAGCAACTGGTAGTTATGGCGTGCGTTATTTATCAGTTAGTTATTTTGCCCTTGTCAGATTTGAAGAAGCAGAATTAATTGCTGATGGCGTAACTGGTATTGCTTGGTATCCAGTCAAGCAAGTGCCAAAATTATCTTTTGATCATAATGAAATTTTGGCTTATGGTCATAGAAGGTTACGTAATAAATTAGAGTACAGTCCGGTAGCCTTTGAAGTATTACCGGAAATGTTTACTTTGAATGATTTATATCAGTTATATACCACAGTTTTAGGGGATAATTTCGCGGATTATTCTAATTTTCGAGCGCGTCTCCTCAAGTTAGGCTTCTTATCTGATACAGGCATCAAAGTATCACGCGGCGCAGGTCGTCCAGCCAGTTTATACAAATTTGATGCTGAAGCCTTTGCACCCTTTAAGGACAAACCTTTGGTGTTTATTTGAGGGTGTAGGGGTGTAAGGGTATAGGGGTGTAGGGGAAGTAGAAAACAAACCAATGCCCAATTCTCAATTTCCAATTCCCTAATAACTAAAATATGAAAATTGCGATCGCTCAACTTAATCCTATAATTGGTGACTTGTCTGGTAATGCTCAGAAAATTCTGGAGGTGGCACAGCAGGCTGTAAAAGAAGGGGCGCGGCTGTTGTTAACTCCTGAACTTTCTTTATGTGGCTATCCACCTAGGGATTTATTATTAAATCCTAGTTTTGTGGAAGCTATGAGTATTAATTTGCAGCAATTAGCCAGGGATTTACCAGCTAATTTAGCTGTCTTAGTTGGGACTGTCGAACAAAATTATCAAGCCCATATCACAGGCGGTAAAACTTTATATAACAGTATTGCTTTATTAGAAAATGGTAGAGTCAAGCAATTTTTTCATAAGCGACTATTGCCAACTTACGACGTATTTGATGAAAATCGTTACTTTGAACCAGGACTGCAAGCTAATTATTTCACCCTAGATAATATTGATATCGGCGTAACAATTTGCGAAGATTTATGGAATGATGAGGAATTTTGGGGTAAACGGCATTATGCAGCTAATCCGATAGCTGACTTATCAATTTTGGGTGTGGATTTAATTGTCAATTTATCTGCTTCACCTTACACAGTGGGTAAGCAACGCAGTCGTGAGGAAATGCTCAAACATAGTGCGGTGCGTTTCCAACAACCGATAATTTATACTAACCAAGTTGGCGGTAATGACGATTTAATTTTTGATGGTTGTAGCTTTGCTTTGAATCGTCAAGGTGAAGTGATATGTCGCGCCAGTGGTTTTACTACCGATTTAGTCACAGTAGAATTTGACACAACGCAATGGGATTTACAATTAGCTTCTGTTGTCCCAGCATACACCTCAGAAGACGAAGAAATTTGGCAAGCCTTAGTTTTGGGAGTGCGAGATTATGCCCAAAAGTGCCGTTTTTCTAAAGTTATCTTAGGGTTAAGCGGCGGGATAGATTCTTCAATAGTAGCAGCGATCGCCACCGCAGCCCTAGGTAAAGAAAATGTCTTGGGTGTACTGATGCCCTCCCCCTACAGTTCCGAACATTCCATCAGCGACGCTTTAGCATTAGCTAAGAATTTGGGAATACAAACCCAAACCATACCCATAGGCGAATTAATGCACAGCTTTGACAACAGTTTGGCTGATTTGTTTGCAGGTACAGAGTTTGGTATTGCCGAAGAAAATATTCAATCCCGGATTCGGGGTAACTTATTAATGGCGATCGCTAATAAATTTGGCTATCTCTTATTATCCACCGGCAACAAGTCAGAAATGGCAGTTGGTTACTGCACTCTCTACGGTGATATGAATGGCGGGTTAGCAGTAATTGCAGACGTTCCCAAAACCCGCGTCTACTCACTGTGCAACTGGCTAAACTACAACAGCGAAATCATTCCCCAAAACGTCATTACCAAAGCACCAAGCGCAGAACTCAAACCCGGACAAGTTGACCAAGACTCCCTACCACCGTACGAAATTTTAGACG from Nostoc sp. UHCC 0870 includes these protein-coding regions:
- a CDS encoding sterol desaturase family protein, yielding MLEAVAIAWLLLFFGDFLSTFVYHVPEHVFGSLHLKTHHSWKKDFRHYAILTLNLQVLLDGILGALPYILVAVILWSFSPIGVIVGLLFGQFHVWWRHISVLGWQTPKLINFLCQILFITTPERHWLHHQKTNLGFGDIFTFFEQPAQVWLRWLRLLRLNKRYSRI
- a CDS encoding nicotinate phosphoribosyltransferase — translated: MSPFPVWDSHQKPKLDISAADYSLLTDLYQLTMTACYTGEGVEQRRASFELFVRRSPEGFGYLIAMGLAQALEYLENLRFSPEQIAALQATGIFAQANQQFWSLLAEGRFTGDVWAVPEGTAVFPNEPFLRVEAPLWQAQLVETYLLNTLNYQTLIATRAARLRDVAGETARLLEFGTRRAFSPQASLWAARAALAGGLDSTSNVLAALQLGERPSGTMAHALVMALSAMEGSEEQAFTAFHRYFPGAPLLIDTYDTVAAAKKLAAKVNAGEMELTGVRLDSGDLVTLSQQVRSLLPGVTIFASGDLDEWEIARLKAAGAEIDGYGLGTKLVTGSPVNGVYKLVEIDGIPVMKKSSGKVTYPGRKQIFRSFAGSQVKADRLGLMTDTPLDTEKPLLELVVKEGQRLQPPETLAAIRQRTTASVASLPEKTRQLEHPIALTVEISPTLSELIRGIGV
- a CDS encoding nicotinate-nucleotide adenylyltransferase, which encodes MKKIALFGTSADPPTAGHQKILRWLSERYDWVAVWAADNPFKSHQTLLAHRAAMLRLLITDIEAPRQNIALEQELSSFRTLETLDKAKSLWGEDTQFTLVIGSDLLHQLPRWYRVEELLQQVQLLIVPRPGYEIDESSLEAVEAVGGKIAIAGLTGLDISSTAYREHGNTEALIPPIAAYINQQHLYKCPDATTKQFQLR
- a CDS encoding NUDIX hydrolase translates to MPGRNHKTISTSLNQQPLADFKVGVDNVIFSVDTVQNRLLVLLVMRQQEPFLNYWSLPGTLVRQGESLEDAAYRIMSEKIRVNNLYLEQLYTFGGPERDPREATGSYGVRYLSVSYFALVRFEEAELIADGVTGIAWYPVKQVPKLSFDHNEILAYGHRRLRNKLEYSPVAFEVLPEMFTLNDLYQLYTTVLGDNFADYSNFRARLLKLGFLSDTGIKVSRGAGRPASLYKFDAEAFAPFKDKPLVFI
- a CDS encoding NAD+ synthase encodes the protein MKIAIAQLNPIIGDLSGNAQKILEVAQQAVKEGARLLLTPELSLCGYPPRDLLLNPSFVEAMSINLQQLARDLPANLAVLVGTVEQNYQAHITGGKTLYNSIALLENGRVKQFFHKRLLPTYDVFDENRYFEPGLQANYFTLDNIDIGVTICEDLWNDEEFWGKRHYAANPIADLSILGVDLIVNLSASPYTVGKQRSREEMLKHSAVRFQQPIIYTNQVGGNDDLIFDGCSFALNRQGEVICRASGFTTDLVTVEFDTTQWDLQLASVVPAYTSEDEEIWQALVLGVRDYAQKCRFSKVILGLSGGIDSSIVAAIATAALGKENVLGVLMPSPYSSEHSISDALALAKNLGIQTQTIPIGELMHSFDNSLADLFAGTEFGIAEENIQSRIRGNLLMAIANKFGYLLLSTGNKSEMAVGYCTLYGDMNGGLAVIADVPKTRVYSLCNWLNYNSEIIPQNVITKAPSAELKPGQVDQDSLPPYEILDDILQRLINEHQSVAQIVAAGHDSTIVERIIQMLARAEFKRRQAPPGLKITDRAFGTGWRMPIASNWSAIKNTYPAKTVTTSTV